The genomic DNA GGTTCGACAGGCGCGAGAGGGGCCGCGCCGTAGGGCTGCTGATGACGTCGGGTTCAATTGCGGTCATCGCTACCAGCGCGCTACTGCCGACCATGGTGGCGGGATATGGATGGCGCTATACGTATCACGGCCTCGGCATCTGCGTCGTGGCTGTAGCCCTGCTCTGCGCGCTCGTGGTACGCGAGGGCCCGCGCGGCGGCAAATCGGCATTGTCCTCGCATCAGCCTGCGAGGCCCCGCATGTCCGCGCTCTTTACCCGGAATTTCGTGCTGCTCGCGCTGGCTGGCTGCTGCGGATTCTGGGGCACGCTCGGCCTCATGTCATGGGCCATTTCCCTGATGGTCAAAGGCCATGGCATCCCCTCGGTGCAGGCCGGCTTTGTCCTCTCGATCGTCGGCGCCGCAGGACTTCTCAGCAATCCTGCCATCGGCTGGCTTTCGGACCGTCTGGGGGGACGACGCAAGGCACTTACTGTCGTATCGCTTGGCGCCTTTTTCCTCATGTTGCTGGCCTTTGGCCAGTTGTCGAGCCTCAATGCCTTCATGATCGGCGCGCCGCTGCTAGGCGTCAGCGCGTTCATCTTCGCCCCGCTCCTGGTCACGCAGATCACCGAACAAAGCGGGCCGGAGATGGCCGGGTCCGCCGCCGGCATTGCAAACGCGTTCTGGCAGTCGGGCTCCGCGCTGGCTCCCGTCGCCGTCGGCGCGGCGTTCCAGCAGAGCAACTCCTTCGCGGCAGCTTTTTGCACGCTGGCCATCGGACCGCTGCTTGGGCTGATCTGCATGCTGTTCGTCAAGGAAGATGCCCACCGTTGAGGGGAAAATGTGGAAGACACCGCACGTCCGACAGGCACAAGGGTCGCGAGGAGGTAAACGATATGAGCACGGAGAAACTGGATGGGCCGCGGGTCGGGTCATTCGATGCGCTGGAGGCGCAGGCCATGCGCGGGTCGATCGACCGTGAACAGTTCGTGGCTGTAGCCACGAAGCTTGGGGAGATCACCGCCGCCGCAGCCGCGGGGATGGCCGACAAGGCGATCGCGGTGGGCGAGAATCAGCGCTGGCAACAGGAGTCACTGCGTGATCGCTACGACTACATCGTCTGTGGCTCGGGTTCATCGGGATCGGTGGTCGCCCGCCGGCTGGCCGAAGATCCGGATGTGACGGTGCTGCTTCTGGAAGCGGGCGGAAGCGATGATCTGTCGAGCATCATATTCGCGAGTTCGTACCCGGTCGTGCGCTTCAATGAACTCTTCTGGCAATACGATGTAAAGCCGGCGGCGGACATCAACGGCCGCAGCCTGGTCCAGTTGATGGGCAAGGTGCTTGGCGGTGGCAGCAGCGTCAATACCATGGTCTGGGCCCGCGGCCATCAAGCGGATTTCGATGCGTGGGCGCAGGCCTCCGGCGATCAGGCATGGAACTATGCCAACGCACTCAGGCTCTACCGCAAGGCGGAGGACTGGCAAGGCATGCCGGATGCCGGGCGACGCGGCAGCGGAGGGCCCGTGTGGGTCCAGACGGCGCAGAATCCGTGTCCCCTCGCCACGGCGATGCTAGAGGGAGCGGCGTTGGCCGGCATCCCGACGTTCGATGATCACAATGGCTCGATGATGGAAGGCAGCGGCGGTGCTGCGCTCGCCAACCTGATTGTCAAGGACGGGCGGCGTCGAAACATGCCGACGAGCTATCTCTATCCGGTGATGGACCAGGCCAATCTGACCGTTCTCACGGCAGCCACGGTCCAGCGCGTGAAGATCGTGGCAAAGCAAGCGGTCGGCGTCGAGTTCGAATGGCGGGGGAGCACGATCAGCGTGAACGCATCCCGCGAAATCGTGCTTTCGATGGGCGCATTCAATACGCCGCGCACGCTCATGCTATCCGGCATCGGCGACGAAGCGGAGCTGAAGCGGCTCGGCATCGAGGTGGAGGTCCATTTGCCTGGGGTCGGGCAGAACTTCCAGGATCACACCCTGGTCGGTACTTGCCTGTGGGAAGCGCCCCAGGCGTTCAAGCCTAACAACAACAAGGCCGAAGCCACCTTCTTCTGGAAAAGCGACAGCAGGGCAACCGCGCCCGATATCCAGCCTTTCCTGATTGAAGTGCCGCACCTGACCGAGAAGCACGCTTCCTATGCCGTGCCGAACGCGTGGTCCCTTTCTCCATCGATTATCCGGCCGAAAAGCCGGGGCCGCCTGAAGCTGCGTTCCGCAAGCCCGAGCGGAACGATCGACCTCGACTGGAATCCGCTCGGCGATCCGGACGAAATGCGGATCCTCAGG from Cupriavidus sp. D39 includes the following:
- a CDS encoding MFS transporter; its protein translation is MQTTVPTLAEAPGSVAAPFRWVILFFSWAALLTGTICRLSFGTLALSVGQSLALPIAALGVFVTAFYVGYVLSNAIGGIITDRVGGRTTMSISLFALAIATFCFGFTSSLRVGLILQVIMGLTAGADYAAGIKLVSSWFDRRERGRAVGLLMTSGSIAVIATSALLPTMVAGYGWRYTYHGLGICVVAVALLCALVVREGPRGGKSALSSHQPARPRMSALFTRNFVLLALAGCCGFWGTLGLMSWAISLMVKGHGIPSVQAGFVLSIVGAAGLLSNPAIGWLSDRLGGRRKALTVVSLGAFFLMLLAFGQLSSLNAFMIGAPLLGVSAFIFAPLLVTQITEQSGPEMAGSAAGIANAFWQSGSALAPVAVGAAFQQSNSFAAAFCTLAIGPLLGLICMLFVKEDAHR
- a CDS encoding GMC family oxidoreductase, which codes for MSTEKLDGPRVGSFDALEAQAMRGSIDREQFVAVATKLGEITAAAAAGMADKAIAVGENQRWQQESLRDRYDYIVCGSGSSGSVVARRLAEDPDVTVLLLEAGGSDDLSSIIFASSYPVVRFNELFWQYDVKPAADINGRSLVQLMGKVLGGGSSVNTMVWARGHQADFDAWAQASGDQAWNYANALRLYRKAEDWQGMPDAGRRGSGGPVWVQTAQNPCPLATAMLEGAALAGIPTFDDHNGSMMEGSGGAALANLIVKDGRRRNMPTSYLYPVMDQANLTVLTAATVQRVKIVAKQAVGVEFEWRGSTISVNASREIVLSMGAFNTPRTLMLSGIGDEAELKRLGIEVEVHLPGVGQNFQDHTLVGTCLWEAPQAFKPNNNKAEATFFWKSDSRATAPDIQPFLIEVPHLTEKHASYAVPNAWSLSPSIIRPKSRGRLKLRSASPSGTIDLDWNPLGDPDEMRILRFATELCREIGNSSAMRPFAKREILPGSIYRTDLADFIRNGVTSYGHASCTAKMGRDAMSVVDGDLRVYGISNLRIADGSVMPDITTGNTMAPCVLIGELAAEKIRSA